The following are encoded in a window of Haliaeetus albicilla chromosome 1, bHalAlb1.1, whole genome shotgun sequence genomic DNA:
- the DCK gene encoding deoxycytidine kinase yields MATPPKRGRLEGGRIKKIAVEGNIAAGKSTFVNILKQADEEWEVVPEPVARWCNVQQNSEEDCEELTESQKSGGNVLWMMYEKPERWSFTFQTYACLSRIRAQLRCLDGKLKEAGNPVVFFERSVYSDRYIFAANLYESDCMNETEWTIYQDWHDWMNKQFGQSLALDGIIYLRATPEKCLNRIYLRGRDEEQEIPIEYLEKLHYKHESWLQHRTLRTDFEYLQEIPILTLDVNEDFKGIKDRYDHMTEKVKEFLSTL; encoded by the exons ATGGCCACCCCTCCCAAGCGCGGGCGGCTGGAGGGCGGCAGGATCAAGAAGATCGCCGTCGAGGGCAACATTG CTGCAGGGAAATCAACGTTTGTGAATATTCTCAAACAAGCTGATGAGGAATGGGAAGTTGTTCCCGAGCCTGTAGCTAGATGGTGCAATGTTCAGCAAAACTCTGAAGAGGATTGTGAG GAGCTGACTGAATCACAGAAGAGTGGTGGAAATGTGCTTTGGATGATGTATGAGAAACCAGAGAGGTGGTCTTTCACGTTCCAGACATATGCATGTCTCAGCAGGATCCGAGCTCAGCTCAGGTGCCTTGATGGCAAACTCAAGGAAGCAGGGAATCCCGTTGTCTTCTTTGAGCGATCCGTCTACAGTGACAG ATATATATTTGCTGCTAATTTATATGAGTCTGATTGCATGAATGAAACTGAATGGACTATTTACCAAGACTGGCATGACTGGATGAATAAGCAGTTTGGTCAAAGCCTGGCGCTGGATGGGATCATTTATCTCAGAGCCACTCCTGAG AAATGCTTAAATAGGATTTACTTGCGTGGAAGAGATGAAGAGCAAGAAATTCCCATTGAATATCTGGAGAAGCTTCACTACAAACATGAAAGTTGGCTTCAGCATAGGACACTGCG AACGGATTTTGAATATCTACAGGAAATACCTATTTTAACGTTGGATGTTAATGAAGACTTCAAAGGCATAAAGGACAGATATGATCACATGactgaaaag gTCAAAGAATTTTTGAGCACGTTATAA